From the genome of Impatiens glandulifera chromosome 9, dImpGla2.1, whole genome shotgun sequence, one region includes:
- the LOC124914748 gene encoding uncharacterized protein LOC124914748 yields the protein MVCNSLSTLSSPSSYLPSTSSTYAFTKYRFSPPILWIKRSSDLSPKFSIRACSNNALDNESAEIFQQNNSIADFMRFRKSDSAELQTAVVSYRKKFPWSLLQPFLQVDLVSTIHIADKEYFSTLQKSLDDYDCVLYEMVASRESLERRQDPNPSTKLQTSRSRSFNIIGCIQRQMARILALDFQLDCLDYESDKWYHADLDFETFKLLQVEKGESFFTFARDMTIRTTKAMVQPVSNSEELGPWRSKLLWASRVLPMPLVGLVIIGSVCADTGSQSSDFPELEALSRLDFGTALKVFLAKRLTSEFTQLTADVEEKSVIIGERNKAATKALRRAMDAGHKKIAVLYGGGHMPDLGRRLREEFGLVPSEVEWVTAWSIRSNRNLKSDYSFPLLKKMAEVSGWPLDRYQTLALVIFSSVLALDLLFWELFFGTTADWVTNTASELSQFVKVM from the exons ATGGTCTGTAATTCTCTTTCTACATtatcttcaccatcttcatatCTCCCTTCAACTTCTTCTACATATGCTTTCACCAAATACAGATTCTCTCCACCAATCCTTTGGATTAAGCGCTCATCTGATCTCTCACCCAAGTTTTCAATTAGGGCTTGTTCTAATAACGCCCTTGATAATGAATCCGCCGAGATATTCCAGCAGAACAATTCAATCGCCGATTTCATGAGATTCAGGAAATCTGATTCCGCCGAGCTTCAGACTGCCGTCGTTAGCTATCGGAAGAAATTCCCTTGGTCTCTTCTCCAACCATTTCTTCAG GTTGATTTGGTTTCAACAATACATATTGCGGACAAAGA GTATTTTTCAACTCTTCAGAAGTCACTAGATGATTATGACTGTGTTCTTTATGAGATGGTGGCAAGCAGGGAGAGTTTGGAAAGAAGACAAGACCCTAATCCATCTACAAAGCTACAAACCTCGCGTTCCCGAAGCTTTAATATAATAGGATGCATTCAACGACAAATGGCTAGGATACTTGCTCTAGATTTTCAACTAGATTGTCTTGATTATGAATCTGATAAATGGTATCATGCTGATCTGGACTTTGAAACCTTCAAGTTACTTCAG GTTGAAAAGGGTGAGAGTTTCTTTACCTTTGCAAGAGATATGACAATTAGAACAACAAAAGCCATGGTCCAGCCTGTTTCAAATTCTGAAGAACTCGGCCCTTGGAGATCTAAGCTTCTATGGGCTTCCCGTGTCCTACCCATGCCTCTGGTTGGCCTAGTCATAATTGGAAGTGTTTGTGCAGACACGGGTAGCCAATCATCAGACTTTCCAGAATTAGAAGCTTTATCTAGGCTAGATTTTGGTACTGCCTTGAAAGTCTTCCTAGCAAAAAGGCTAACATCTGA GTTCACTCAGTTGACAGCTGATGTGGAAGAGAAATCGGTTATAATAGGGGAGAGGAATAAAGCAGCAACAAAAGCTCTTAGAAGAGCAATGGATGCAGGCCATAAGAAGATTGCTGTACTGTATGGAGGTGGGCACATGCCTGATCTGGGGAGGAGACTTCGTGAGGAATTTGGTCTAGTTCCTTCTGAGGTGGAGTGGGTAACAGCGTGGTCAATTCGCAGTAACAGGAATCTGAAGAGCGATTATTCATTTCCATTGTTGAAGAAAATGGCGGAAGTATCTGGATGGCCATTAGATAGGTATCAGACTCTAGCTCTGGTGATATTTTCGTCTGTCCTAGCCTTGGATTTATTGTTCTGGGAACTCTTTTTTGGGACTACTGCGGATTGGGTTACAAATACAGCTTCCGAATTGTCACAGTTTGTTAAAGTCATGtga